From the genome of Varibaculum prostatecancerukia, one region includes:
- the dxs gene encoding 1-deoxy-D-xylulose-5-phosphate synthase produces MAKILDRINNPADLQKLSSLELADLAGEIRSFLVENVAKTGGHMGPNLGVVELTIALHRMFSSPSDTIIFDTGHQAYVHKILTGRKDFTNLRTAQGLSGYPSRAESVHDVVENSHASTALSWAQGIAEAKALKGDHSYTVAVIGDGAMTGGMTWEALNNISERPNLRLIIVVNDNGRSYEPTIGGLAHHLDALRTSPAYERALRWGKQQLKSRGKPGELTYEALHGIKRGMADMVSPEQVMFSDLGIKYTGPVDGHDIVATEFQLARAKEFSGPIIVHAITEKGRGYTPAEENDADHFHTVGPIHPETGLPVKKERFGWTAVFAEEIVQLAKRNPKIVGISAAMMEPVGLKPLRAQFPHRVFDVGIAEQHAMTMAAGLSFAGCHPVLALYATFLNRAFDQLLMDAALHKQGITVILDRAGITGADGASHNGMWDLAIAAMTPGIRVAAPRDASTLRKLLGQAVSIEDGPTIVRYPKGSVPPDIKAETTVDGLDVLFQSSGQGKNILVLAVGAMAGQAIVLSKELAERGHAVRCVDPGWVIPISPALITQVAAADLAITIEDGEVTNGVGALLRTTCAGENCFTPIKSFGIPRAFLPTDSRDHLLENSHMTPQTMLDELALLID; encoded by the coding sequence GTGGCAAAAATACTCGATCGGATAAATAACCCGGCAGATTTGCAGAAGCTCTCCAGCTTGGAACTGGCGGATCTGGCCGGTGAGATCCGGTCATTCCTGGTAGAGAACGTGGCAAAAACCGGGGGGCATATGGGACCCAACCTGGGGGTAGTGGAACTAACTATCGCTCTCCACCGGATGTTTTCTTCCCCCAGTGACACCATTATTTTCGATACCGGACACCAAGCCTATGTCCACAAGATTTTGACGGGGCGTAAGGACTTTACTAATCTGCGCACGGCGCAAGGACTGTCGGGTTATCCTTCCCGCGCGGAATCAGTACATGACGTGGTGGAAAATTCTCATGCTTCTACTGCACTGTCCTGGGCGCAGGGAATCGCGGAAGCCAAAGCCTTAAAAGGTGACCACTCCTATACGGTGGCAGTGATCGGCGATGGCGCCATGACCGGCGGCATGACCTGGGAGGCACTAAATAATATCTCCGAGCGCCCCAACTTACGCCTGATTATTGTGGTCAACGATAACGGTCGCTCTTATGAACCCACAATCGGGGGTCTTGCTCATCACCTGGATGCGCTGCGTACCTCTCCCGCCTATGAACGAGCCTTGCGGTGGGGCAAACAGCAGCTGAAATCTCGCGGCAAACCAGGTGAACTCACCTATGAGGCGTTGCATGGGATAAAACGGGGAATGGCCGATATGGTCTCTCCCGAGCAAGTAATGTTCTCCGATCTGGGAATTAAATATACCGGCCCGGTAGATGGACATGACATTGTGGCTACCGAGTTCCAGCTCGCCCGAGCGAAAGAGTTTTCCGGCCCGATTATCGTGCATGCCATCACCGAGAAAGGACGTGGCTACACTCCGGCGGAAGAAAATGATGCCGACCATTTTCACACGGTGGGCCCGATCCATCCCGAGACTGGGTTGCCGGTAAAGAAAGAACGTTTTGGCTGGACAGCGGTGTTTGCGGAAGAAATCGTGCAACTGGCTAAGCGGAATCCCAAAATTGTAGGGATATCGGCGGCGATGATGGAGCCGGTAGGGTTAAAGCCGCTGCGAGCCCAATTCCCACACCGAGTTTTTGATGTAGGAATCGCCGAGCAACACGCGATGACTATGGCCGCCGGACTATCTTTTGCTGGCTGTCACCCGGTACTCGCCCTCTATGCCACCTTCCTAAATCGCGCCTTTGACCAGCTGTTAATGGATGCTGCCCTGCATAAACAGGGAATAACTGTGATTCTCGATCGCGCGGGTATTACCGGAGCTGATGGGGCTAGCCATAACGGAATGTGGGATTTGGCGATCGCGGCCATGACTCCCGGAATCAGAGTGGCCGCGCCTCGAGACGCAAGTACCTTACGTAAACTTCTAGGGCAGGCAGTTTCAATTGAGGACGGGCCGACCATAGTGCGCTACCCCAAGGGCAGCGTGCCCCCAGATATTAAGGCAGAAACAACCGTAGACGGCCTCGATGTTTTATTCCAAAGTTCAGGCCAGGGCAAAAACATTCTGGTGCTAGCAGTGGGAGCTATGGCAGGGCAGGCCATCGTGCTATCAAAGGAGCTCGCCGAGCGCGGTCACGCGGTTAGATGCGTGGATCCCGGTTGGGTTATCCCCATTTCTCCCGCGCTTATAACTCAGGTGGCTGCCGCTGATTTGGCAATCACTATCGAGGACGGGGAAGTAACCAACGGAGTAGGAGCGCTGCTACGCACCACCTGCGCCGGTGAAAACTGTTTCACCCCGATTAAATCTTTTGGGATTCCCCGTGCCTTCCTGCCCACGGAT
- a CDS encoding chloride channel protein, with protein sequence MGNKQSGFASSLGSSRAGLTALSIAIGALVGLVSVGFYYLIESWSYLVTGYTDYPAHAGAPHGFLGLAPAFIIAVPVISALLYAPVVEYFTPGSRGHAVPEVMFAVRRKGGRIPGRNALVKLFAASLTLGGGGNAGREGPIVMIGAAISSWVGTRLGLSKQRLMFLCACGAAAGIAATFNAPLAGACFALEVILGTLSAEDFVFIVFASVSASLVSQQFLPDRASVPLSQSLDLFSQSDYLLVAVAALVATLAGIGFSKLIYLVWDGIDLVYRWKAWFRPVAGSVLLGIFLYCCPLLYGTGESVQLRVLSGDFPLGMVVALLLGRALSAAFTISMGGAGGVFGPTLFVGACAGMAVGELVQPWSASSTAIYGVIGMGAAFAAASRAPLTAVFIIIEMTRQYSLILPMMLAVAIATGISLFMTRSTIYTQKLHRRGDRLSDPVSSTLLGHSTAADLMHQPPQVLGADITLGEAEKTLETSGETSLSVVDSAGTFQGSVSALLLREEIEKRGEDAPLTDVSLSSAYCSPNDRPSQLLKELAESSLSNLPVVGRSQKVLGYVRGRDLIVKLYRQQTQALSQRDLGDSLGKRIRKHWKHRHR encoded by the coding sequence ATGGGTAATAAGCAGTCAGGTTTTGCCAGCTCCTTAGGGAGCTCGCGCGCGGGACTGACCGCACTTTCCATCGCTATCGGGGCGCTAGTTGGTCTGGTTTCAGTGGGCTTTTACTATCTAATCGAAAGCTGGAGTTATCTGGTCACCGGTTACACCGATTACCCTGCCCACGCAGGTGCCCCCCACGGATTCCTCGGTTTAGCACCAGCATTTATCATTGCAGTTCCGGTGATTTCAGCTTTGCTTTATGCGCCGGTAGTTGAATATTTCACCCCCGGTTCTCGCGGGCATGCTGTCCCGGAAGTAATGTTCGCCGTCCGCCGCAAAGGCGGGAGGATTCCTGGACGCAACGCCCTGGTGAAACTTTTTGCCGCTTCTCTGACCTTGGGAGGAGGGGGAAATGCGGGCAGAGAAGGCCCGATTGTGATGATTGGTGCCGCGATTTCTTCTTGGGTAGGAACCCGCCTGGGATTAAGTAAACAACGGCTGATGTTCCTGTGTGCTTGCGGAGCTGCTGCCGGGATTGCCGCTACCTTTAATGCTCCCCTGGCTGGCGCTTGTTTCGCGCTCGAAGTAATACTCGGTACCCTCAGCGCCGAGGACTTTGTCTTCATCGTGTTTGCCTCGGTATCTGCCTCCCTGGTTTCCCAACAGTTTCTTCCTGACCGTGCCAGCGTGCCCCTCAGCCAATCTCTTGACTTGTTTTCTCAGAGCGATTACCTGCTAGTGGCAGTGGCGGCTTTGGTAGCAACCCTGGCGGGAATCGGATTTTCTAAACTTATCTACCTGGTTTGGGATGGGATCGACCTGGTCTATCGCTGGAAAGCTTGGTTTCGCCCTGTTGCTGGTTCAGTGTTGTTGGGGATTTTTCTCTACTGTTGTCCCTTGCTTTACGGTACCGGGGAGAGCGTGCAGTTGCGGGTACTTTCGGGTGATTTCCCGCTCGGGATGGTGGTGGCACTGCTACTAGGGCGCGCTCTGAGTGCCGCTTTCACTATTTCTATGGGGGGAGCCGGCGGAGTCTTCGGACCTACATTATTTGTGGGCGCCTGCGCGGGTATGGCGGTGGGAGAGCTAGTGCAACCCTGGTCGGCCTCTTCAACTGCTATTTATGGAGTAATCGGGATGGGGGCAGCTTTCGCGGCAGCCTCCCGCGCTCCCCTAACCGCGGTTTTCATCATCATCGAAATGACCAGGCAGTATTCCCTGATTCTCCCGATGATGCTGGCAGTGGCCATCGCCACCGGAATTTCCCTGTTTATGACCCGTTCGACTATCTACACCCAAAAACTGCACCGCCGCGGCGACCGGCTGTCTGACCCGGTGTCGTCTACTTTGCTCGGGCACAGTACGGCGGCGGATTTAATGCATCAGCCACCACAAGTGTTAGGTGCAGATATTACTTTGGGTGAGGCCGAAAAGACCCTAGAAACCTCGGGAGAAACTTCGCTGTCAGTAGTCGATTCTGCGGGAACATTCCAAGGCTCAGTGAGCGCCCTACTGTTGCGCGAAGAAATCGAAAAGCGTGGCGAGGATGCGCCCTTAACGGATGTCTCCCTGTCCTCAGCCTATTGTTCCCCGAACGATCGCCCCAGTCAGCTACTCAAAGAACTGGCAGAATCTTCTCTTTCTAACCTGCCGGTGGTGGGGCGCTCCCAAAAAGTTTTGGGGTATGTGCGAGGACGCGACTTGATCGTCAAGCTGTACCGCCAGCAAACCCAGGCGCTCAGCCAACGCGACTTGGGAGATTCCCTGGGCAAGCGCATCCGCAAACACTGGAAACATCGCCACCGCTAA
- the acnA gene encoding aconitate hydratase AcnA gives MSLNSFGAATQLSVGDKSYKIYDLKAVPGTEKLPYSLKILAENLLRNEDGENITKEQITQIANWDPDAEPSKEIQYSPARVLMQDFTGVPCIVDLATMRDAVVNLGKNPDLINPQVPAEMVIDHSVQIDVFGTKDAVEKNMDIEYQRNQERYQFLRWGQGAFENFRVVPPGTGIVHQVNIEYLARVVFADKDEDGALAYPDTLVGTDSHTTMVNGLGVLGWGVGGIEAEAAMLGQPVSMLIPRVVGFKLTGEIAPGATATDVVLTITQMLRDHGVVGKFVEFYGEGVGAVPLANRATIGNMSPEFGSTAAIFPIDDVTIDYLHLTGRSEDACALVREYAKRQGLWHDPSHEARYSEYLELDLSTVVPSIAGPKRPQDRIELAMAKDSFKKILPDYVAGDKTIDPKLMRPTRPTQVKLAGGEEVAMDHGDVVIASITSCTNTSNPSVMMAAGLLAKNAAEKGLKPKPWVKTSLAPGSQVVRDYYEKAGLMPYLSQMGFDIVGYGCTTCIGNSGPLPEEVHNTVEGADLTVVSVLSGNRNFEGRINPDVKMNYLASPPLVISYALAGTMDFDFETEPLGKDSQGNEVYLRDIWPAAEEVEKVIGQAIDRDMYLHDYQSVFEGDHRWQSLEVPDSPTFAWDDASTYVRRAPFFEGMPETPNPVKDISGARVLLKLGDSVTTDHISPAGAFAEKTPAGQYLSSHGVERRSFNSYGSRRGNHEVMMRGTFANIRIRNQLLDNVEGGFTKDFTKADAPVVPVYDASVSYAQAGVPLVVLGGKEYGTGSSRDWAAKGTLLLGVKAVIARSFERIHRSNLIGMGILPLQFPEGESADSLGLDGTETFDISGITQLNEGVTPPTMKVKATKTDGSTVEFDATVRIDTPGEAQYYRNGGILQYVLRNLVA, from the coding sequence ATGAGCTTAAACAGCTTTGGCGCGGCGACACAGCTAAGTGTCGGCGATAAGAGCTATAAAATTTATGACCTAAAGGCGGTACCCGGCACTGAAAAGTTGCCCTACTCCTTGAAAATCTTGGCAGAGAACCTGCTACGTAACGAGGATGGGGAAAACATCACCAAGGAGCAGATCACGCAGATCGCGAATTGGGATCCCGATGCTGAGCCCAGCAAGGAAATCCAGTACAGCCCGGCGCGAGTCTTGATGCAAGACTTCACCGGCGTTCCCTGCATCGTTGACCTGGCGACTATGCGCGATGCGGTGGTGAATTTGGGCAAAAACCCGGACCTGATCAACCCGCAGGTACCAGCGGAAATGGTTATTGACCACTCGGTGCAGATCGACGTATTTGGCACCAAAGATGCTGTCGAAAAGAATATGGATATCGAGTACCAGCGCAACCAGGAACGCTACCAGTTCCTACGCTGGGGGCAGGGCGCCTTCGAAAACTTCCGGGTAGTCCCCCCGGGGACCGGCATTGTCCACCAGGTAAATATCGAATACCTGGCGCGGGTAGTTTTCGCCGATAAGGACGAGGACGGCGCGCTGGCTTACCCCGACACTTTGGTAGGAACCGACTCCCACACCACCATGGTTAACGGCCTAGGCGTCCTCGGCTGGGGCGTTGGCGGAATCGAGGCCGAAGCGGCCATGCTTGGCCAGCCGGTATCGATGTTGATTCCGCGGGTAGTGGGCTTCAAGCTCACCGGCGAAATCGCTCCCGGCGCTACCGCCACCGATGTGGTACTTACCATCACTCAGATGCTGCGCGACCACGGAGTAGTCGGCAAATTCGTAGAGTTCTATGGCGAGGGCGTGGGTGCAGTTCCTCTGGCCAACCGCGCCACTATCGGCAATATGTCGCCCGAGTTCGGCTCGACCGCCGCTATCTTCCCGATCGATGACGTCACCATTGACTACCTGCATCTGACCGGCCGCAGCGAAGACGCCTGCGCCCTCGTGCGGGAATACGCCAAGCGGCAAGGACTGTGGCATGATCCCTCTCACGAGGCACGTTACAGCGAATATCTGGAACTGGACCTGTCCACCGTAGTGCCCTCGATTGCTGGTCCGAAGCGTCCGCAAGACCGCATCGAGCTGGCAATGGCGAAAGATTCCTTCAAGAAGATCCTGCCCGACTATGTGGCCGGCGATAAGACCATTGATCCGAAACTGATGCGTCCTACCCGCCCCACTCAGGTGAAACTAGCTGGTGGAGAAGAGGTCGCGATGGATCACGGTGACGTGGTGATCGCCTCCATTACTTCCTGCACTAACACCTCGAACCCCTCGGTGATGATGGCGGCTGGTTTGCTCGCCAAGAACGCCGCCGAAAAGGGACTAAAACCCAAGCCGTGGGTGAAAACCTCGCTAGCTCCCGGCTCCCAAGTGGTGCGGGACTACTACGAAAAAGCTGGTTTGATGCCCTATCTGTCGCAGATGGGCTTCGATATTGTCGGTTACGGCTGCACCACCTGTATCGGTAACTCCGGCCCGCTGCCCGAAGAAGTACACAACACGGTAGAGGGCGCTGATCTCACGGTCGTATCCGTCCTATCTGGTAACCGTAACTTTGAGGGGCGGATTAACCCGGATGTAAAGATGAACTATCTAGCATCCCCGCCGCTGGTGATTTCCTATGCGCTGGCCGGTACTATGGATTTCGATTTCGAAACCGAGCCGCTAGGCAAAGATAGCCAAGGTAACGAAGTTTACCTGCGCGATATTTGGCCGGCTGCCGAAGAAGTAGAAAAAGTAATCGGCCAGGCTATCGATCGCGATATGTATCTGCATGATTACCAGAGCGTCTTTGAAGGTGACCACCGCTGGCAATCCCTGGAGGTTCCCGATTCACCCACCTTCGCGTGGGACGATGCCTCCACCTATGTGCGCCGGGCACCCTTCTTTGAAGGAATGCCGGAAACCCCGAACCCGGTGAAAGATATTTCCGGAGCCCGGGTGCTGCTGAAACTGGGAGATTCGGTAACTACCGACCATATTTCCCCGGCGGGTGCTTTCGCTGAAAAGACCCCGGCAGGTCAATATCTAAGCTCCCACGGAGTAGAACGGCGCAGCTTCAACTCCTATGGTTCGCGGCGCGGTAACCACGAAGTGATGATGCGCGGTACCTTCGCTAATATCCGCATCCGTAACCAGCTTCTCGACAATGTTGAGGGCGGTTTCACCAAGGACTTCACCAAAGCTGATGCCCCGGTGGTACCGGTTTACGATGCTTCGGTTTCCTACGCCCAGGCAGGCGTCCCACTGGTAGTGCTAGGCGGCAAGGAATATGGAACCGGATCCTCGCGTGACTGGGCTGCTAAAGGAACTTTGCTGCTGGGAGTAAAAGCGGTTATCGCTCGGTCTTTCGAACGTATTCACCGCTCCAACCTGATTGGTATGGGAATTCTCCCGCTGCAGTTCCCCGAAGGCGAAAGCGCCGATTCCCTAGGGCTCGACGGGACTGAAACCTTCGACATCAGCGGGATTACCCAGCTGAATGAGGGGGTAACTCCGCCGACCATGAAGGTGAAAGCGACTAAGACCGATGGCTCCACCGTAGAGTTCGACGCCACAGTGCGGATCGACACTCCCGGTGAAGCTCAGTACTACCGCAACGGTGGAATCCTGCAGTACGTGCTGCGCAACCTAGTTGCCTGA
- a CDS encoding metal ABC transporter permease, which translates to MSLFAYDFMQRAFLVGTVLAVILPLIGLPIVLKRLSMMGDTLSHSSLAGVAAGLAFGFNPLVGSVIACVIAALCIEAVRVRLHAYQEISTVIVLAASIGLAGIFTSFSGGSSAITTYLFGSIVTLSDLELYLVLGVGLAVAVVYSVLYRRLFLTILDPPAARLLGINIRVLNFVFALLVALAVSVAAKTIGSLIVSSILVIPAIGAMQFARTYRGTLLLSVIMSLLFVYAGLVLSFYQNLRPGAVIVLISVFGLLAALVFRKK; encoded by the coding sequence ATGAGCCTCTTTGCTTACGACTTCATGCAACGTGCCTTCCTGGTAGGAACAGTGCTGGCGGTAATCTTGCCCTTAATCGGCTTGCCGATTGTACTTAAACGCCTATCGATGATGGGGGATACACTCTCACATTCTTCGCTGGCGGGAGTGGCCGCCGGGCTAGCTTTCGGTTTTAACCCCTTAGTGGGGTCGGTTATTGCCTGCGTAATTGCAGCTCTATGTATAGAGGCAGTGCGAGTACGTTTGCACGCCTACCAAGAGATTTCTACGGTTATCGTGCTGGCCGCCTCGATTGGGCTCGCTGGGATTTTTACCAGTTTTTCCGGTGGCTCCAGTGCCATTACCACCTATCTTTTTGGCTCCATCGTTACCCTAAGCGACTTGGAATTATATCTGGTGCTAGGGGTGGGGTTGGCTGTGGCAGTAGTCTACAGTGTCCTTTATCGCCGCCTCTTTTTAACCATACTCGATCCTCCGGCAGCTCGGCTATTAGGGATAAATATTCGCGTCCTCAATTTTGTGTTCGCGCTGTTGGTGGCACTAGCGGTATCGGTAGCGGCAAAAACTATCGGATCTCTGATAGTCTCCTCGATTCTGGTAATCCCCGCGATTGGGGCTATGCAGTTCGCGCGAACCTATCGCGGCACCTTGCTGCTGTCAGTGATTATGTCTTTGCTCTTCGTTTATGCGGGGCTAGTGCTTTCGTTTTATCAAAATCTGCGCCCCGGCGCGGTAATCGTCCTCATATCGGTATTTGGGCTGCTAGCAGCCTTAGTCTTTAGAAAAAAGTAA
- a CDS encoding metal ABC transporter ATP-binding protein: MNKVLEINKIAFAYGDVPVLQSVDLSLTAGQFVAVSGDNGAGKSTLMNLILGNLHPSQGQIRLFGDLSSEDNHYRDLAYLSQNAASGYRNFPTTVAELVRVYLRQLKRKSEPTALLDTVGLNGVRTHRLCELSGGQLQRVGVLLALLKQARLILLDEPTGGIDQKFSLDLYRLLREQCDQGKTVLMVTHQLAEVAPFLDAAYRLSAGKMTSLELEKLEVSR, encoded by the coding sequence GTGAATAAGGTACTGGAAATAAATAAAATCGCTTTCGCGTACGGGGATGTCCCGGTGCTGCAGTCAGTGGATTTATCTCTCACTGCCGGACAGTTTGTGGCGGTGAGCGGTGATAACGGGGCAGGAAAATCCACCCTGATGAACCTGATTTTGGGAAATTTGCATCCCTCGCAAGGTCAAATTCGCCTTTTTGGTGACCTGAGTAGCGAAGATAACCACTATCGCGACCTCGCCTATCTTTCCCAAAACGCGGCCAGCGGCTACCGCAACTTTCCGACCACCGTGGCGGAGTTAGTGCGGGTCTATCTGAGACAACTAAAAAGAAAAAGCGAGCCTACCGCCCTGCTAGACACCGTGGGGTTAAACGGGGTGCGCACCCATCGTCTTTGCGAGCTATCGGGCGGACAGTTACAGCGAGTAGGCGTCTTACTGGCTCTCCTGAAACAGGCGCGTCTGATTCTCTTGGATGAACCTACCGGCGGCATAGATCAAAAGTTTTCGCTTGATCTCTACCGCCTCCTGCGGGAGCAATGCGACCAGGGAAAAACAGTTTTGATGGTTACCCATCAACTGGCAGAAGTTGCTCCTTTCTTAGATGCTGCCTATCGCTTGTCTGCAGGAAAAATGACTTCCCTCGAGCTAGAAAAACTTGAGGTTAGCCGATGA
- a CDS encoding metal ABC transporter solute-binding protein, Zn/Mn family gives MQKNRLKLLVSSVMAVVFLLSTVGCVTNSQSANVGSKSESKKPLLYATFFPVADLTNRIVGDKMEVKTIIKGTQEPHDFELQTSDRAELSKADLIVYNGAGMEGFIGDLRESLGSEEKFLDLSQGLTLLRNKDAARTDITAVNPHTWLSVKNAQAELKTICEKVSALDPKNASYYQENLEKAQEKFQVLDKKFAREISKVPAEKRYFVASHAAFNYLADDYGLKQVAVTGISPEDEPSANQLATIADFVKKHQISTIFFEGKATPKVAETLARTTGAKTGTLYTMEHLTRQEEALGYLGLMEKNLTNLMESFGE, from the coding sequence GTGCAAAAAAATAGACTAAAACTGCTGGTTTCTTCCGTTATGGCCGTCGTTTTTCTGCTGTCTACGGTCGGATGTGTAACCAACTCTCAAAGCGCGAATGTGGGTAGCAAATCTGAGTCGAAAAAACCCCTCCTGTATGCAACTTTCTTCCCGGTAGCTGATCTGACCAACCGGATCGTCGGTGACAAGATGGAAGTAAAAACCATTATTAAAGGCACTCAAGAGCCCCACGACTTTGAACTACAAACCAGTGATCGTGCTGAACTCTCAAAAGCCGATCTGATTGTTTACAACGGCGCCGGAATGGAGGGCTTTATTGGAGACCTCCGCGAGAGCCTTGGGAGTGAAGAAAAATTCCTAGATCTATCACAGGGACTAACCCTACTAAGAAATAAAGATGCGGCCCGCACTGATATCACCGCAGTTAACCCCCACACTTGGCTCAGCGTTAAAAATGCTCAGGCCGAGCTGAAAACAATTTGCGAAAAAGTTAGCGCCCTAGATCCTAAAAATGCTAGCTATTACCAGGAAAATCTGGAAAAAGCCCAAGAAAAATTCCAGGTGTTAGACAAAAAATTTGCTCGGGAAATCTCTAAAGTTCCCGCTGAGAAACGCTATTTTGTTGCCTCCCATGCGGCTTTTAACTATCTGGCAGATGACTACGGGCTTAAACAGGTAGCCGTCACCGGGATTTCACCCGAGGACGAACCTTCGGCTAACCAATTGGCTACCATTGCTGATTTCGTGAAGAAACATCAGATCAGCACGATCTTTTTTGAAGGGAAAGCCACTCCGAAAGTTGCAGAAACCCTAGCACGCACTACCGGAGCTAAAACCGGCACCCTCTACACCATGGAGCACCTAACTAGGCAGGAAGAGGCGCTCGGGTATCTGGGGTTGATGGAGAAAAACTTAACTAACTTGATGGAATCCTTCGGTGAATAA
- a CDS encoding ATP-binding protein produces the protein MRKYRERIADDILKRKLEGKGAVVIEGPKWSGKTTTAEQIAASVLYMDDPERKEQNIAMSELNAKRLLQGNTPRLIDEWQLAPKLWDTIRFEVDHRSELGQFILTGSAVPADSKDITHSGTGRFTWLTMRPMSLYESGDSTGEVSLRDLFAGMPEIDGGTTLSIDRLAFLACRGGWPQAVDMREAIALDQAIDYYDAVVHSDINRADNVQKDAERVKRLMRSYARNQGGQVPNTVLAQDISINEATTINEETVASYVNALRKIFVVEDLPAWNPNLRSKTAIRSADTRYFVDPSIATAALGIGPNDLLNDLKTFGFVFETLCIRDLRVFADSLGGKAYHYRDKNEQECDVVIHLRNGKYGLIEIKLGGDKLIEYGAETLKSMEAKIDTQKMNAPSFLMVLTGIGDWAYRRKDGVYVVPIGCLKN, from the coding sequence TTGAGGAAGTACAGAGAGAGAATTGCTGACGATATTTTAAAAAGGAAGCTGGAGGGCAAAGGTGCGGTCGTGATTGAAGGCCCAAAGTGGAGCGGGAAGACCACCACCGCAGAACAGATCGCTGCAAGCGTTCTATATATGGACGACCCGGAACGCAAAGAACAAAATATTGCCATGTCAGAGCTAAACGCGAAGAGATTACTACAGGGAAATACCCCTAGATTGATTGACGAATGGCAACTTGCACCAAAACTTTGGGACACAATCCGTTTTGAGGTTGATCACCGCAGCGAACTTGGACAATTCATTCTCACTGGTTCTGCTGTTCCCGCGGACAGCAAGGACATTACCCATTCCGGCACTGGACGCTTTACTTGGCTAACAATGAGACCTATGAGCTTGTATGAATCGGGGGATTCTACAGGTGAAGTCAGCTTGAGAGACTTATTTGCTGGAATGCCAGAAATTGATGGCGGCACAACCCTAAGTATTGACCGTCTGGCTTTCCTTGCGTGCCGTGGAGGATGGCCACAAGCGGTTGATATGCGCGAAGCGATAGCTTTAGATCAAGCTATTGACTACTACGATGCTGTTGTTCACTCCGACATTAACCGCGCTGACAACGTACAAAAGGATGCTGAGAGAGTTAAACGCCTTATGCGTTCCTATGCAAGAAATCAAGGAGGTCAAGTACCAAATACCGTGCTTGCCCAGGATATTTCCATAAACGAAGCAACTACAATCAACGAGGAAACTGTCGCTTCTTACGTTAATGCACTTCGCAAAATCTTTGTCGTAGAGGATTTACCTGCTTGGAATCCAAATTTGAGGTCAAAAACCGCTATTCGTTCTGCCGACACGCGCTACTTTGTAGACCCTTCTATTGCGACAGCAGCTTTGGGAATAGGGCCAAACGACTTATTAAATGATTTAAAGACTTTTGGATTTGTATTTGAGACACTCTGCATCAGAGACTTGCGCGTTTTTGCTGATAGCCTCGGAGGGAAGGCTTATCACTACCGAGATAAAAATGAACAGGAATGTGACGTAGTTATTCACCTAAGGAACGGTAAATACGGTCTCATTGAAATTAAACTTGGTGGCGACAAGCTAATTGAATACGGCGCAGAGACTTTAAAGTCAATGGAAGCAAAAATTGATACCCAGAAAATGAATGCTCCATCTTTTCTTATGGTTTTGACAGGAATCGGCGACTGGGCCTATCGACGCAAAGATGGTGTTTATGTAGTTCCTATTGGTTGCTTAAAAAACTGA